The Onychostoma macrolepis isolate SWU-2019 chromosome 18, ASM1243209v1, whole genome shotgun sequence genome includes the window gaaatcaattaaaagaaaaacttaaaaagttGAAGTATTAACATTACTAAAACtagaaaaaatgtttaaaaaatgtataaaaaaaataataaaaatgacaaaagcacaaaagagagaaaagagagaaagtaattcaaaataatgattttatagcACTTATTTTACCCCAATATTCAATCCCTGCATATTTATAAACAGAATCTAAAAGCTCAATAGAAACACATCTGATCCTAAGTATTTCACTCATGTTTCACCCATTTTGAACAACGTCACATTAGTTTTTCATGTGAAGGAActctttattacaaaatattagatGCACATAAAGACAGGTCAAAACAAAAGCTGATTGTTATGCCCGTTTCACACATACTCCGTTTGCAGTGCATACGAGGTATTTTTTCCGTGCCCAAGTTAACAGGTTAGAGCATTCACACTGCACACGGATGCTGTCTGGCAATGTGTTCCAGAAGTGTTGCGTATGCAGCATTGCAGCGATTGTTTCTGAATCAATCTATTTTTGCTCTGCTGCATGCcctgaattaaagtgacagcgcatTGTTCGTGGTAATAAATGAACATGGATTGACACTAAAATGTAGTAATTACACCCTAAATGCATACAATTAAATCTACTGTGTTTCACAGTCAACACATTGCTTTGTAGTTAGGTTTAAAGTCAggaaaagtgcacttttagataaacGAGGCAACGTAATAAATGGCACTCGTGGAggtaaaaaactaaacaaaaacaaagttctttatGACTGGCAGGATTGacagtttaaatattttgccaCTTGCTTGAATTGCATTGaataatatgttgtttatattcCTTGCATTTAAATGGGAACATCAATGAAAGATTGTATTGTGtactgtgaaaaataattttcagtagcaatattttgatttaaaatcagAATAAAGGATTATTGTTGTGTTTGTGGTATACAGCCGTGGATCAGTAGCAGACTGCAAATGCACAATGAGCCCGTACTGCTTCTTCACTGCATACGTATTGCACACAGAATGCATACACACTGCAAAAGGAGTTTGTGCTCACTAAATTAAACAGTTCTCCActtttaatgttgttgttggacacaattacgtCATTAAAAGTCACCAAAAATGGTCAACTCTCTCTGCAAATGAATGACTTTTAGTTGTTTTGTTGCTGCAAAGGCGCAAACAAATTCACAAACACACCAGGCAAACCTGCATGAACATATTCAATATGTCATAGCATTCCTAACATACTAAATCCACATAGACGCTTGATCTGAACACAGCTTAAAGACGTTAGTAGAGAGGCTCGTACGGTGTGCGTGAACCCAAGCGGACACTGGTCCTTACAGACATTAAGAGAAGGAAGAAAGGCCATGTGACCATCGAGAGCCTTTAAGCTCAAAGGTTGTGCAGGGCAAGCCTGAAGACTTCGTTGGTGCAAACCCAGGCAGTGTTGATACTTTTCAACAGAAAGGTCTGGTGGAAGCCCAGCACCTGGTCATCATCCGCCTGATagataaacacacatacactacAGCTCTGAAATGCTTAGAAAATCTTTGACTACGCAGTACTATGTCACGTAAGGTGGAGCGAGAGGGCAATCAAGAGAGGCTTAAGCCGTCCACAGCCGCTCTCAATTTAAATGCCACTGGGATTAAGGTGACGTTACGCATTTCAAATGAAGAGAATGCCCTCCTAGACCTTATCACATACATATTTGTCTAAAGTGTTCACCTCAGGCGCTGCTGTCATAGCATAACTGTCAGAGGTCAAAATTAAATTGAGAAAATACTTACTTTTAGTTGGCCTACTACCATACTCATTATGCAGCTATCAGGGGTGGGCTGATGGTCTTGTGCTGTGATGCTGTGAGCTATTTTTGTGAAGGGCAGGCTCTgaagaaaaaataacaaaaagtaaTGTATATAATTACTGTTTAAACTGAAAGATACATACGGTAATTAAACATCTGATCAATATTTAAATGGGGATGCACAATTTATGGTCAATTTGagagattttttacatttaactcCCAACctctattttcaaaaataaacccTAGTCTATCAAATTactttaaagtgatagttcacccaaaaatgaaaattctgtcattaattactcaccctcatgtcgtttcaaacccacaagaccttcgttcatctttggaatacaaattaagatatttttgatgaaatcccgAGAGCTTTCTAACCCTGCATAGACTGCAACGCAACTGACAAaacactttttgtgcacaaagaaaaaatgtggtgctgctgacgctgtacagaagagaagaaatcaaaataaaaaaatatcttaatttgtgttccgaagatgaacgaggatcttacgggtttggaatgacataagggtgagtaattaatgaaaaaacaattcatttttgggtgaactacccctttaaaatCAACCTTCAACtctaacaaaacacacacaaatacgtACGGAAAGCTTTTCGACAATGGCTGCTTTTCCCTGGAATTGCTGACCCTCCCACGTAAGGCATGATGCATCAATCTaggacaagaaaaaaaagtttagttgaGCTAAAGCAGCCAAAATGTAGACAGCAAAACAGTACTATGGTCAGtctttatgaatacatattaaatcatatatatgtaagggataatcaacggctagctgtgcattaaacgatttgaatgcacgacgtggaggcgaagaacatTCAAATtttgcctccgcgaagtgcattcaaatcgtttaatgcacagctagccgttgattatcccgtttatgccatggtcatttcccagcattcacatattaaagatgttaataatatttgcgctgcaatatttgaccggaacgataaaaatgacggttattttcgtctgtattactattcaactctaactgtatgttactatggttaccaatgtttataggaagcgcattaatatagaacgtgattaaactgacctggaactacctgtgcagttcaactaatttaatcaacacctgccagccaatcagaatcgagtattcagacagaccatggcataaatataaatactcaACAAATATCCCTTAATATAAGTATTGTTTAACATATGTTTGACATACTGTTTAACATATGTTGCTGAAAATATAGGTTCATGTATGAGGACTTTAGGCTCTTTTTAAAGGTCCAGTATAGAACCACATTTCTGGCCTGAAAAGACTCCTCTCCTGAACACACGACAAAACTTGTTTGTTACTGGGCATCTAGCGTCACTCTGCAAGACATAAACCAAGTGACGCTTTAAACACTAACATGATTGCAAGGCAGAGACAGTAAAACATCTCTACTTAATGTCTCTCTCAGCTAAGGAACTAGTCAAGAGAGAGCCAACCTGAAGAAAAGAGCTTAATACAATACTCACATATATCGATCCAAGTTGAGTCCTGTCTGTGTCAAACAGCTGATAGTAATGTTGCACAAAGCTGGATCCTATTTGTTCCCAAATCGGCTTGTCTCCCATTCTGATTCACCCTGCTACAGGCACTGGTGGAGACAGAATAAATGACTCAATGTATATGACAGACTGAGGGTTGACAACAACTGACAAGACAGAAAAAAACCCCAGAAACTTTAATCCACATTTAAAGGTGCACTGGCTTTTATTTGAGCCAACAGTACCCGTGATCTTGGACCTCATATTGATACCTAACAACCTGGGTGCATTAAGTTTATACAGTATACTATTGGTCACTATCATTCGTATTGTGTTTGCTAAGCTGTTGGGTTTGTTAATATGTACTTTTGTTTATACTTTGCAAAGGGCATCGCACACTAATTAAAAGGAATATGTGAAGTAAACGTTTTATTAGCTTGTCAACTGCATAATATGGCTGGTCATGTAATGCCAACATGGCGGAGCCCATAAGGAAGCAACCCGCTCCATGTAGTAAATAAACAACTTCTGATAGGTGTTAGTAATTCGGTGGCAAGTTTTTAATTGGCAAAAATACTGAGTGCACCTTTTTAGCTTTTCTGGCACTAAACAGACCTTATATAGCCACACCTCTATTCAGTGCTGAGCTTGTGGTCTTCCAGATTGTATTTCCACGGCATGAAGGTAAGTTCTTAAAAATTTATGAACGTACCACTCATTTTAAAATCTTCCCAGTCTACTATCATTTGTCATGACATCCACTTAGAATATTACAATGCTAATGATAACTTTCATAAACTCTACAATAAGTAAATCCACCTCACTAGCTAATTACTAGAGCCTGACCGATTCATCGCCCGATATGAGCCTGTCACAGATATATCTGCATCAGCGTATATGCCAacgatatgtttttttttttttgacaaacttttgactggtacttTACTATAATATACACATAAAGAATATCGGCCGATATATCGATATCAGACATTTTTTACTCCCTAATATCGGTATTGGCCCCCCAAAAACCCATATCGGTCAGGCTCTAATAATTACTCTTCAACGGTGATGCTATAGAGCTACCGCAAAAACAGAAGTAACAGAAGTTCAAATACAAAATTCTAAATTGGTCCACATGCAAGTTTCTCTGACACAAAAGGTATCAACTTTATTttaggggaaaaaattaaacataGATCCCAACAATAAtcaatcaaacaacaaaattaaaaagccAAACAGGAGTGCGTTTTCCAAAAACAACTATGGCCGCAAGTTCCGCCgctaccaatagagttcaatggaactaacaaccatagttagctaacaatgcttttgggaaacgcacccctgatcAGACCAAAAAGGCTGGATTAAAGGCCCATTTTCACTAAAGAtgataattataacaataactataaagtaataataattgttcTAATTCTATGAGAATAGAAAACTACAATGATAACGACACAAAAGGAATTATAGTTTTagaatcatgattttttttttttcatctgatgAACATACTAACATTGaaagccaatcagaatccaccatTCTTAATCTTGTTAAAGTcaagtggattctgattggctgtcaatgtctTTAGTTCACatgttacaaaaattaattCTGCAAGTTATTTCACTGATATCAGTCCTCTGTAGCGTTATGGATATAGTTGTGGTTTGGACTTCTCATagaattagaatgattattaattGTCGTCCTTAAAGCCTGTACCACCAACAACGATAACTATAGATACtgataactatattagtgtcCACACGAACGCACAATAATGCTCTGTTTATTACTTAAAAGTCATGTCATCGTTGGCAGTCAATGTTTTAATCGTTTATCATACAACATCGTTCCTCTGTGTCATTGTTGCTATAGTTGTGGTGTGTGCCCTATTCTCTATTCTTTTCAATTTGGAatgattttaaagcaacagtctttattgttatcattattgTCCTTGATGTGAACAGACCTTTACAAACTCCTTTCTGTTTAGAAGCTCATGGAATTTAACACACTCCTGCTCCACCCTTTTAAAAACCCACAGATTTGTCAGCAACTTTGACTGGTTAATATATCATGTGATTGGGCCATGATCCACTGGAGGttttcaaacttaaacattTCAATTTCTCTCATATCTAACAGTTTCCAGTGACATCTTACAAGTACAGTTCTGGAATACTCTAGTTAATATGAGCAGTTGATGACAACTCCCTATAATTACACTTTCTTGCATACAGTAGGATAATTGTATGAATGACCACTAACCAAACTAGTTCGATTACTGTCAAATTAGAACATTAATGACTGACATAAAAGCATTCGGCTGGTCATTCTAAAGAGGATTTTAGAGACTCTTAGCACTAACTGGTTGGTTGGTTAGCTAATACTAACTTAATTTACAAATCAGCCAGTGACGATATGAAGGCGTCcaaattgtgtttaaaataatttccgTCAAACCACAGCCACTATTTGATTAAGAATGCTACTAACCATTAAAAGTAACCATGCTATGATTATTAGCTGGCTTTCAATGGCCTCGCTGAGTGTAGACTGATTCATTTTAGCTTTAGCCGTAGACGTGCTAACACTTGCCTGTCTGTCTACGAGCTCACCGGCTAAATCGTGAAGCGAAAAAGTTGTGTTTTACGTTGAAGTGGACGTTGCCTTTTGAATATCGACTCGGAGTTTGAATAGTAACGATCAACGGTCAACTTGGACCAAACGCACCCTCGTTCCGTTCTAAAAATACCCCAGAGCCATATGAGCTGAACGCAGGCGAGACCCTCGCGCGGCCCGTACACGCTCCGGTCCTATAGGCGTGTCCTATTAGCTAGCGCTTCAGATCATTCTTGGCAAAAAGCCCCAGTGCTACTTTGCATAAAGTAGTTATAAAGTAGTTATGTGCAGCGTAAATACAATGTTAACTGTTATAAATAATATCTGCCCAACATCTTACCTCCGTGAGCCCAAAACCGAATCCCCGGTTCCAGTTATGGCGATTCCAGCGCGCCGAGAACAGAAGTTGAGCGGCCTCTTCAGTTTGAGCATGCGCACAGCGCTTACACACTGCTTTGAATTTTGGTCTTTGACAGCCAGTCAACAGATTCTCCGTGTAAACATAGTTGTTGATGATGTATTGCTTTCCAAATCTAGAACTAGTGCTTCGAGCAGCAGGTGAATCCAAGAATAGTTTACTTTAAATACTCACAAGTATTGTCCCTTAGAAACCATATTTGTGCAGTTTCTCTTCCATTTACAATCTGTGGTTGTAAACTCTCTTAGAATTACATGTGCAGAAAATTTCAGTTTAGCTTTCAATTAGTCCTCACAAATGCAGTGCTTCTTTGCATTTACGAGGTGGAAAATTGAGCTCttgttaataataaattacattaatttgttacaaatcaacaaaataaaactgacaagcaaatacatataaatgtacCATTTattgacaataaaaataactattaaGTAACCTGTAGTGGACAATACAAATTAATATAGCTTTGTTGATGTAGATGTAAAAGGGTCGATATAACACACGACagtttctttttaatgaaaagcaaaaaataatatgttaaaGCAGCACGCAAAGACATGAggctatttaaataatttttttttattgtgtcatTCTTGATATGTGATTTATCTAATTACATAATATGCAAACTATTAAAGTATTAAGGTATTTCTATACCCTAGTGCTTTGCTTGGTTTATATATGTAGTGTGCTATAAAAAGATTGGAAATGTGCTTGACATAACAATGGCCATCACTTAGGCCCTGCCCTTTTTACATTAGCCACAGAGAGACGCTGTAGTACAACCTCAGTGTTCAAAGCTTGAGCTTGTAATTCACACTCCTTTGTCTGAAAAGCTACACTGAGATTCCAGTCCAGAGTTTCAGGATCCAGTGAGGGATCGATAGTCTTGAAGGCAGTCCTGAGGTGCTCTGCATCCACTTCCCTACATTGGTGATATACAAAACAGGACAAAACAATGACAATACTATTATCGAAATTTTACTTGGAGAtctttaataacattttgtaaACAGTGGGTGGATGATGATCTTTTACCCTTTGCCTTCTAGTTGCACTCTGAGCTCGCTGATGTACTGGAGTCTCTCAGCAGTAGCTTGTTTTTTAACTAGACTCAGGAATTCTTTGTGTCTTCCATCTGTGTCCTGAAGTGGGAACAATGTGCACAAAACACGATGttctaatatatttatatatgcagtgctgtttaaaagtttgggatctttttttgatgttgttgaagaaattaataattttattcagcaaggatgcattaaattgatcaaaagtgacagtaaagacatttatacatttacaaaagatttatattttaaataaattctggtctttgaactttatattaagcaaaaaatattatgaaaaatgtatcatgatttcgcaaaaaaagaagaaaatcttTCTTTGCCATGAAaggataaaaaaattattttacatttataaaaatatttatagttttcaaatagaatttaattatattcatatttctaatattattgtttttaatgtatattcAAACAACTAAATGCAActttggtgaacataagagacttttcaaaaacttttaaatggtagtgtatacatTCAACTTAAATTAGGCTATAGCCAAAAATTTCAAACTGACCTCTGTATAAAGTGTCTGATAAGCAATGCGCACTCCATTACTCTTCAGCTCTGTCTGAGCAATCGCCAACAGCTCCTCTATGTCTTGATCTGCCTTCAGAGGGAAAGCCTTCTTCAATGCATCACTGAAAATTAGCacacataatttaataataataataataataataatcacatgaCAATCATAAATTTTCAACTGAGGAATTCTGAGTTTTTGCTCACCTAAATTCTAAGACAGTTAGTAATCCACATTGTGTTGTGTCACTTTGAATTAAAACCTTGAGCAAGTGAGACAGTAGCTGAATCTGTCCATGGTAGATAGTCTCATCAACCTGCCACAAAATTACAATCAgcaacattatatatatatatatatatatatatatatatatatatatcccaataaacattttatattttgggTGGCAGCTGAAAAACCTGCTTTCATTGGACTTAATTGTTCATCATTGCTATGGACATTtacacaaattattatttagattAAGCGCAAACCTTTCCAATCAAGATGTCATTTAAAAGGCAAATGAGATCATCTTCAAGATTGTTCTGAATGCTTTCCATCAAGCTGTAAGCCCACTCTCCTGCCTTATCCTTATAATGTTCCACAAGATAGCTGTGAAGAAACATCTGCAGATCTCTGGTGTCATCACTCTCCATTGAAGAAAAATGTGAGGAGAAATACAGCATTAAATACTCATAACTAGTGACTGTTTAAACAAATCAAGCCAGGATATTGGTATGCCATACATACCTTTTCATTCTCTGCGTTTTTTTCTCTCCAGATGTCTTTAATAACTCTGACTGCGTCTGCTTTCTTGAGCTTAAGATTCTTAAGTTTCCCCTCATACTGTAGATAAATGGGGACGTCACTGGATGTGCCCTGTGAAAACAACTTTACTTCAGCCTAGCAAAGCtggtgtagttcgtttatagcctatatttagcatcttatttttatatgtaggctaaatagataaaaatagataaaaatcaTAAACTTGTTTCGTCAAAGAgattattttctgcaataatccaaaatccaatggaaaaatcctattgggttTTTACTGAGAGAACCAGGGTAATACTAACTTTCATgctggcctacaaaaatatgtcATCACTGCAGTGCTCTATAGCTATTTTTGATGTTAAGAACACTTACAAGACCAGTGAAGAACTCATTTTGGCCATTCATCTGCTGCAGCAAGATCTCCAGCCTCTTTTGGCTGGACTGACCTTCAAAGAGTTCTTTACATCGCTCACTGCCTCCTAGTATGTCTACAACACATATTACATAAGATTATCTCAAACATAAGCTTAACTGCACTATATAAAGAACAGACATGGCAGCTTATGCCTGGACAATTCAGATACTGTTACCTGAACATTGTTCCCAGTTTGGTCTGGGAGTTGTAACAATGTGTTTGTTATCAGAGCCATGTTGCACCACAGACTGATTGGAGTGTAACACAGCAGGTGCTGACTGTTGATTAGAATAATGTTTAGTAATCAGATGAGTTTACGGTTATTCATTTATCATTATAGACCTCTTTAAAGTCTGTCTCTCTGCTCAAGTACCTGACAATGAACCTCAAGCAGTGTGTCATACTCGGACTTTAACTGGTCAAAGTCTGTCTGTAAGGTTTCCAGCTAAAACATGGAAAGaaatcatattaaatattaaaatcaattacATATCAAATAGATTATAGATCTTATTTTCACACTTGATGTTTAAAGGCCAATTCACACCGCACAGACAAACTCCAACAAACAAGTTGGCTCAAGTTGGCCGTTGGATTTAGAATCTTATGAAAAATAACGGTCATGTTCACACTGCACCAACAGACACCGACCAACTCTCACTGACTGGGGAGAAAATGGATGATCCTATATCTATAAGTATGTTCAGGGTCAAAACAAACTCCAACCAACGCAAACAGGGGTAACACACTGATCCAACAAACTCCAACAGACTAGTTTGTTGGCGTTTGTCTGTGCGGTGTGAATTGGCCTGAAGAGTTACTCTTTTGggtgtttgatttatttaatgcattcttactGAAcagaattattcctttaaaaaaacattgaccccaaacttttgaatcgTAGTGTAgtagataaataaaattaacagataaaatgaacaaagtaatataaaaataaaatatttaatcctaccatacataaacacaaaatattttgtatggTAAACTGATTGATTCATTCTCTtgtatgtaaattaaaaataataaatatatttttctccaTACCTTTATTAATGTCTCCTCATGCACATAATTCAGGTTATCCCAGTCTCGTCGTGGGACCACATCACTGTATTCGGCTTGTAGGCGGTTAAGATCAACTTGGACTTTGGTAAGGTCCTCTCTACACACCTGCAAAGCCATTTTCACCACCACAGGATCCTCAGATTCATCCTCTGAGAGGAACAAGCAAAGTTTCTGTCAAATCACCTCTTGACTACTGCAACTCACTCCTGGCAATCAAACCTCCAGCCCGGCTAATATTAAtcatcttcaaaaaaaaaaaaaaaaaatcctgccTGGCTGTATTTTACGACTTTTGATGAGGTCCACACTGATTCCTTTGCTCTGTCCAGTCatcatcagcagagaaagaaaaaaaacccctcTCTATGAAtgctttgtttgttattttcccTTCTCTAGCTATAACACGACTGCTGCACTAATggatttttaaatggaaataacatttattaaaatcatatttcTTATTGTGGTATTGTAATTTCaggtaagaaaaaaataatacacacaTAACTGAAATGCAGGACACTGCTTGCGTCTTGAAGGAAAAGTGACAAAGCTCTCAATTTTTAAGACTGGTGGTCCCCCTACCACTGGCTCCTTATTCTCATACACTAAATTCCAGTagtaaactttttttgtttccaTGTTCTCCacgtttatttttttcagactcTACTACAAGTCATCATTCACGTAACCTTCATTATAACCTTCATTATTATCATCATGTTCAGTGTCTTGGGTAGAGGTCATTGTGCTGATTCTGGTGATGAGCAGTTTTCGTGCATCACGTTCATCCCTGTATAGCTGATATTGGGTGGCCAGATCCTCTTTTAGGTGATCAACCTATGGGAGAGATACACATGAGTCTGTGTAGTGATTCACTATATATCTACTATTGTCATATATGCTTTATGGAAGCAGCAGTGTTGTGATTGTTAACggcaactaaaattaaaatattaacaactgttttcagcaactgaaataaagcttaaataaagtaaaaaaaagtaaaaccttagattaaaaaaaaaacttttttttatttattagataaaaaacaaattaactaAAGTTCaagttgaaatactaaaattactacaactgaaataaaaataaatgaaagataaataaaaaaacacatttttaaattacaatagcacataacaaaaattacaaaaatttactaaaaataaaaaattaaattaaaatataacaataaaatctaattcaacaACACTAGGAATCTTTCTAGTttcactctcctcctctattaAATTTGTATGTGAATGACCTGCACCAATGACCCATCGTTTGGCTGCTGTAAACATTTCCATTAATTTCAAACTGTGTTCAAATGTTAATAAGATAATTATGCTAAGAGAAACCACAACATACTATGATTAATTCCTCATAGAGAATGGGATCACATGATTCCATAAAAAAAAGCTTTCCCATATTGTAGCCTATTGAGAGGTCATGCTTGTCATTAACcgatatactgtacatttttgacaGACATAATAAATGATCTCCACCTGAATCTGCAGAGCAGTCTGTTGTCCTCTCATACTCTCAATGACACGCTGCAGACGCTGACACTCTCGCTTCAGAGCTCGGAGCTCATCTCTTTCCTGCACTCTCTGATCCAGAATCCTCTTCTCACAGTGTTCCGACACAAGCACCAGCTTCGCCCGCAGCGGTAGCAGATCCCTGATCTGTTCACGAAGATGTGCTGGGAGAGACATTAACACTTTGATTAGTGACATCTCATCTATTATTTTCCTCATGACTTACTATCGACCAATTGAGTTCGATTAGtgtttcattttacattatattaaactTAGTTAGCTACAGTTAATTTTACATGCTTTGCATTGCTACACATTTCTGTTCAatacaatatttacataattagtAACATTAAACTAGAAATGATGTTAGCCCCGCCTTAAAGATTGCACATACCTAATGTGATGTCATACTCATTTTTGATGGCAGAGAAAATAGGCTTATAGGTTTTAAATTCttcaattaaatatccaaacaCCTCCTGGAAAACCTTTATAAGGCagagaaaaagcagaaaaataGTTTCATAAATACTAGTATTGAAAAACACttatatatatcattatatgcatttttattttgtttttgtgggtGGTTTGGACAGAGTCACACATCCCTTTACTTGAAAGTAAGAAAGCAAGATGCAGTGTAATATATGCAGTCTGCTGTGTATACTAACGttctaaagtttttatttgtttgttttttggtttaaaaaaacTTATACTTAATTTagaaaggatgcatttaattgatcaaaaataacagtaaaggCTTTCTTTAagaattatttttaagaattgtatttcaaataaatgctgttcttttaaatcctaaaaaaatgtatcagaggtttccacaaaaatattaagcattttcaacactgataataataaatatttttagcaGTGAAATAGcattctgaaggattatgtgacattTTGTAAAGATAATgtgaacattacattttaaaatatattaaaatagaaaacagttttttcttaaattgcaatatttatgctttttttatcaaataaatacaaatcaaataaaagagatctttcaaaaacataaaaaatcttacagacttCAAACTTGTGAACTGTAATGTATGCTAAAGAGTAAGAGACCATTACAAAGTGGAATATAAACCTGCAGTCTGAGCTCTTGGACTTTGATGCCATGTGTGTCTAAAGCTTCTAATTCTCTCTTCAGATGAGACTCCAGTTGCTCTAAGAAACGAGGCTTGGTAAGAGATCTGCAGCACATCATATATGCAGACATTAGGACGAAAGCAATGGACATGGAAAAGTGTAAACCAGGAT containing:
- the tsnaxip1 gene encoding translin-associated factor X-interacting protein 1 isoform X2; protein product: MSLKELQLPPLLHSERGSQRHITNGISRSKFVKTNAGETSGNLSSWPAEVTNQIVQKPRGIKHHGYGKSLTKPRFLEQLESHLKRELEALDTHGIKVQELRLQVFQEVFGYLIEEFKTYKPIFSAIKNEYDITLAHLREQIRDLLPLRAKLVLVSEHCEKRILDQRVQERDELRALKRECQRLQRVIESMRGQQTALQIQVDHLKEDLATQYQLYRDERDARKLLITRISTMTSTQDTEHDDNNEGYNEEDESEDPVVVKMALQVCREDLTKVQVDLNRLQAEYSDVVPRRDWDNLNYVHEETLIKLETLQTDFDQLKSEYDTLLEVHCQSAPAVLHSNQSVVQHGSDNKHIVTTPRPNWEQCSDILGGSERCKELFEGQSSQKRLEILLQQMNGQNEFFTGLGTSSDVPIYLQYEGKLKNLKLKKADAVRVIKDIWREKNAENEKSDDTRDLQMFLHSYLVEHYKDKAGEWAYSLMESIQNNLEDDLICLLNDILIGKVDETIYHGQIQLLSHLLKVLIQSDTTQCGLLTVLEFSDALKKAFPLKADQDIEELLAIAQTELKSNGVRIAYQTLYTEDTDGRHKEFLSLVKKQATAERLQYISELRVQLEGKGEVDAEHLRTAFKTIDPSLDPETLDWNLSVAFQTKECELQAQALNTEVVLQRLSVANVKRAGPK
- the tsnaxip1 gene encoding translin-associated factor X-interacting protein 1 isoform X1, which codes for MSLKELQLPPLLHSESRGSQRHITNGISRSKFVKTNAGETSGNLSSWPAEVTNQIVQKPRGIKHHGYGKSLTKPRFLEQLESHLKRELEALDTHGIKVQELRLQVFQEVFGYLIEEFKTYKPIFSAIKNEYDITLAHLREQIRDLLPLRAKLVLVSEHCEKRILDQRVQERDELRALKRECQRLQRVIESMRGQQTALQIQVDHLKEDLATQYQLYRDERDARKLLITRISTMTSTQDTEHDDNNEGYNEEDESEDPVVVKMALQVCREDLTKVQVDLNRLQAEYSDVVPRRDWDNLNYVHEETLIKLETLQTDFDQLKSEYDTLLEVHCQSAPAVLHSNQSVVQHGSDNKHIVTTPRPNWEQCSDILGGSERCKELFEGQSSQKRLEILLQQMNGQNEFFTGLGTSSDVPIYLQYEGKLKNLKLKKADAVRVIKDIWREKNAENEKSDDTRDLQMFLHSYLVEHYKDKAGEWAYSLMESIQNNLEDDLICLLNDILIGKVDETIYHGQIQLLSHLLKVLIQSDTTQCGLLTVLEFSDALKKAFPLKADQDIEELLAIAQTELKSNGVRIAYQTLYTEDTDGRHKEFLSLVKKQATAERLQYISELRVQLEGKGEVDAEHLRTAFKTIDPSLDPETLDWNLSVAFQTKECELQAQALNTEVVLQRLSVANVKRAGPK